A window of the Streptomyces sp. Ag109_O5-10 genome harbors these coding sequences:
- a CDS encoding fumarylacetoacetate hydrolase family protein: MATLAQPAGPFALGTFSTQDGEPFPGLLAMGRVLDLSGVLAWAPSSVRAVVERWEEALPVLRVLADEDSPGRRPLEGLRVHAPIEPRQIFQSGANYRQHVIDLEVAHRSPDDPRTVEEARAEIAAVMDRRAAEDLPYVFIGLPSAITGPYDDVVLPAWAEKPDWELELAAVIAKPAYRVTVEEALEYVAGYTIANDLTDRATVFRRDMKAIGTDWLRSKNAPGFTPLGPWLVPAESIADTGDLRVTLKLNGDTMQDESTKDMLFGVARLVSYASQTAQLLPGDLVLTGSPAGNGIHWGRLLRDGDVMEGSITGLGVQRTRCVAEGTA, from the coding sequence ATGGCAACGCTCGCGCAACCTGCCGGCCCGTTCGCGCTCGGCACGTTCTCCACTCAGGACGGGGAGCCGTTTCCCGGCCTCCTGGCCATGGGCCGGGTACTCGACTTGAGCGGTGTCCTGGCCTGGGCGCCGTCCAGCGTGCGCGCCGTGGTGGAGCGGTGGGAGGAGGCGCTGCCCGTCCTGCGCGTCCTGGCGGACGAGGACTCCCCTGGCCGGCGGCCACTGGAGGGCCTGCGGGTGCACGCCCCCATCGAGCCGCGGCAGATCTTCCAGTCCGGCGCCAACTACCGGCAACACGTGATCGACCTGGAGGTCGCCCACCGCTCCCCGGACGACCCGCGCACGGTCGAGGAGGCCCGTGCGGAGATCGCCGCGGTCATGGACCGCCGGGCCGCCGAGGACCTGCCGTACGTCTTCATCGGTCTGCCGAGCGCGATCACCGGCCCGTACGACGACGTGGTCCTGCCCGCCTGGGCCGAAAAGCCGGACTGGGAGCTGGAGTTGGCGGCCGTCATCGCCAAGCCCGCCTACCGGGTGACGGTCGAGGAGGCCCTGGAGTACGTCGCCGGCTACACCATCGCCAACGACCTCACCGATCGCGCCACCGTGTTCCGCCGGGACATGAAGGCCATCGGCACCGACTGGCTGCGCAGCAAGAACGCCCCCGGCTTCACGCCGCTCGGCCCGTGGCTCGTACCGGCCGAGTCGATCGCGGACACCGGTGACCTGCGGGTCACGCTCAAGCTCAACGGCGACACCATGCAGGACGAGTCCACCAAGGACATGCTCTTCGGCGTCGCCCGGTTGGTGTCGTACGCCTCGCAGACGGCTCAACTCCTGCCCGGTGACCTGGTGTTGACCGGCAGCCCGGCCGGCAACGGCATCCACTGGGGACGCCTGCTGCGCGACGGCGACGTCATGGAGGGTTCCATCACCGGTCTGGGCGTGCAGCGCACCCGCTGTGTCGCGGAGGGCACGGCATGA
- a CDS encoding LysR family transcriptional regulator — protein MNLSRLDLNLVLALRALLEERNVTRAGERIGLSQPAMSAALSRLRRHFDDDLLARTGNAYELTPLGTALRDRSATACDLLERVFSSQADFDAAAETREFTLLASDYGAAVFGAALARTLHQEAPGIRLTFQHPAPSVVENTATVLSTVDGLLMPHGVIDGLPAVDLHQDRWLFLVADDHPEIGDELTLDQLGRLPWAVYQRPYDAPAARQLSMIGISPQVEVSVQTFQLLPHMVEGTRRIAMIQERLARKAVRSAAVRVLPCPFEAVPVREAMWWHPVHAQDAGHIWLRQKAAEVGATLLGNGYGNGKGAGKAVPVDQSAGLPPGRL, from the coding sequence GTGAACCTGTCCCGACTCGACCTCAATCTGGTCCTCGCCCTGCGCGCGCTGCTGGAAGAGCGCAATGTCACCCGGGCCGGCGAGCGCATCGGGCTGAGCCAGCCCGCCATGAGCGCGGCGCTGTCCCGGCTGCGCCGCCATTTCGACGACGACCTGCTCGCCCGGACCGGCAACGCCTACGAGCTGACCCCGCTCGGCACCGCCCTGCGCGACCGCAGCGCCACCGCGTGCGACCTGCTGGAGCGGGTCTTCTCGAGCCAGGCCGACTTCGACGCGGCCGCCGAGACCCGCGAGTTCACGCTGCTCGCCTCCGACTACGGAGCGGCCGTCTTCGGCGCCGCACTCGCCCGCACCCTGCACCAGGAGGCGCCCGGCATCCGGCTCACCTTCCAGCACCCGGCACCGTCCGTCGTGGAGAACACCGCCACCGTGCTGAGCACCGTCGACGGACTGCTGATGCCGCACGGCGTCATCGACGGCTTGCCCGCCGTCGACCTCCACCAGGACCGCTGGCTGTTCCTGGTCGCAGACGACCACCCCGAGATCGGTGACGAACTCACCCTGGACCAGCTGGGGCGTCTGCCCTGGGCCGTCTACCAGCGTCCCTACGACGCCCCGGCCGCCCGCCAGCTCAGCATGATAGGGATCAGTCCCCAGGTGGAGGTGTCCGTGCAGACCTTCCAGCTGCTGCCCCACATGGTCGAGGGCACCCGCCGGATCGCGATGATCCAGGAGCGCCTGGCGCGCAAGGCGGTCCGCTCCGCCGCGGTGCGCGTCCTGCCCTGCCCGTTCGAGGCGGTACCGGTGCGGGAGGCGATGTGGTGGCACCCGGTGCACGCGCAGGACGCGGGCCACATCTGGCTGCGGCAGAAGGCCGCGGAGGTGGGCGCGACGCTGCTGGGCAACGGCTACGGCAATGGCAAGGGCGCAGGGAAGGCCGTGCCCGTCGACCAGAGCGCGGGGCTGCCGCCGGGCCGGCTCTGA
- a CDS encoding MFS transporter, with product MPGSVPPPPPAAVDATAPSAAAVSGPAHLLRVTLLMAGSCLPILGAVLIAPVLPKMQDHFASVPGAKALVPLALTVPALALALLAPFAGVIVDRVGRKRLLVVATLLYAAFGTAPLWLDSLGGIIAGRALVGVAEAAIMTACTTLIGDYYSGRQRVKYLALQTMCASASATVFFVLGGAAGSAGWRVPFWVYAVSLVLAPLMATALPDPAARADGDEVPAAAPAEAEARRPFPLRQLAGICALTFFGAMVFYTVPVEMSYLLDDLGVENTGVIGLATATASAATVGGAVTFARLKRSPDPMLPVVLAVCAVGFGVMFLAGNAPLLVIGAVVNCVGTGMLLPALLTSAMSRLSFEDRGRGTGLWTAAFFGGEFVCPLVLLAGEAAVGSLAGAVGVLGLAAALVAAGLWAARRRTGAVDPRPLPERSF from the coding sequence ATGCCCGGTTCCGTGCCCCCGCCGCCTCCCGCCGCGGTCGATGCCACCGCTCCGTCAGCCGCCGCCGTGTCGGGCCCGGCCCATCTGCTGCGGGTGACCCTGCTGATGGCGGGCAGCTGTCTGCCGATCCTGGGGGCGGTGCTGATCGCCCCGGTACTGCCGAAGATGCAGGACCACTTCGCGTCGGTCCCGGGGGCCAAGGCGCTGGTGCCCCTCGCGCTGACCGTCCCGGCGCTCGCGCTGGCACTGCTGGCCCCGTTCGCCGGTGTGATCGTGGACCGGGTGGGCCGCAAGCGCCTGCTGGTCGTGGCGACCCTGCTGTACGCCGCGTTCGGCACGGCCCCGCTGTGGCTGGACTCGCTGGGTGGCATCATCGCCGGCCGCGCCCTCGTCGGAGTCGCCGAGGCCGCGATCATGACAGCCTGCACGACCCTGATCGGCGACTACTACAGTGGCCGGCAGCGGGTGAAGTACCTCGCCCTGCAGACCATGTGCGCCTCGGCATCGGCCACCGTCTTCTTCGTGCTCGGCGGCGCCGCCGGATCGGCGGGCTGGCGGGTGCCGTTCTGGGTGTACGCCGTGAGCCTGGTGCTGGCCCCGCTGATGGCAACCGCCCTGCCCGATCCGGCGGCCCGTGCGGACGGCGACGAGGTCCCGGCCGCGGCTCCGGCCGAGGCGGAGGCCCGCCGCCCGTTCCCCTTGCGGCAGCTGGCGGGCATCTGTGCCCTCACCTTCTTCGGGGCGATGGTCTTCTACACCGTCCCGGTGGAGATGTCGTACCTGCTCGACGACCTCGGGGTGGAGAACACCGGCGTGATCGGACTGGCCACCGCCACCGCCAGTGCCGCCACCGTGGGGGGAGCGGTCACCTTCGCCCGGCTCAAGCGTTCTCCCGACCCGATGCTTCCCGTCGTTCTCGCGGTCTGCGCGGTCGGCTTCGGGGTGATGTTCCTCGCGGGCAACGCCCCGCTGCTGGTCATCGGGGCGGTCGTCAACTGTGTGGGCACCGGCATGCTGCTTCCCGCCCTGCTCACCAGTGCCATGTCCCGTCTGTCGTTCGAGGACCGCGGCCGTGGCACGGGGCTGTGGACGGCGGCCTTCTTCGGCGGTGAGTTCGTCTGCCCGCTGGTGCTGCTCGCCGGGGAGGCTGCCGTCGGCAGTCTCGCCGGTGCGGTGGGCGTGCTGGGGCTGGCCGCCGCCCTCGTCGCGGCGGGGCTGTGGGCGGCCCGCCGCCGTACGGGTGCCGTCGATCCCCGGCCGTTGCCGGAGCGGTCGTTCTGA
- a CDS encoding glutathione-independent formaldehyde dehydrogenase — protein sequence MKAVVYEKPFTVTVRDVDDPQIQHPNDVLVRVTSTAICGSDLHMYEGRTAAEAGIVFGHENLGIVEEIGSGVISLSEGDRVVMPFNVACGFCKNCLAGKTGFCLTVNPGFAGGAYGYVAMGPYKGGQAELLRVPFADFNCLKLPPGNEFETDFVLLADIFPTGYHGCELARLSPGESVAVFGAGPVGLMAAYSALLRGASKVFSVDRVPERLAKAEQIGAIPIDFTKGDPAEQIKEQTGGEGTDKGVDAVGYQAQAHDASHEEPAVVLNALVDTVRPTGMLGVPGLYVPSDPGGPDEHAKHGLLLVSIGRMFEKGQQMGTGQCNVKQYNRQLRDLIIAGRAKPSFVVSHELPLEEAPGAYEKFDQRIEGYTKVVLHPGHALAA from the coding sequence GTGAAAGCCGTCGTCTACGAGAAGCCCTTCACCGTCACAGTCAGGGACGTCGACGATCCACAGATCCAGCACCCGAACGACGTGCTGGTACGGGTTACGTCGACCGCCATCTGCGGATCCGACCTGCACATGTACGAGGGGCGTACGGCCGCGGAGGCGGGCATCGTCTTCGGACACGAGAACCTCGGCATCGTCGAGGAGATCGGCTCCGGCGTGATCTCGCTGTCCGAGGGCGACCGGGTGGTCATGCCCTTCAACGTCGCCTGCGGCTTCTGCAAGAACTGCCTGGCCGGCAAGACCGGTTTCTGCCTCACGGTCAACCCGGGCTTCGCCGGCGGAGCCTACGGCTACGTGGCCATGGGCCCCTACAAGGGCGGCCAGGCGGAGCTGCTGCGCGTACCGTTCGCCGACTTCAACTGCCTGAAGCTGCCGCCGGGCAACGAGTTCGAGACCGACTTCGTGCTGCTCGCGGACATCTTCCCGACCGGCTACCACGGCTGTGAGCTCGCCCGGTTGTCCCCCGGCGAGAGCGTCGCCGTCTTCGGCGCCGGCCCGGTCGGTCTGATGGCCGCGTACTCGGCGCTGCTGCGGGGCGCGTCCAAGGTGTTCTCGGTCGACCGGGTGCCCGAGCGGCTCGCCAAGGCCGAGCAGATCGGGGCGATACCGATCGACTTCACCAAGGGCGACCCGGCCGAGCAGATCAAGGAACAGACCGGGGGCGAGGGCACGGACAAGGGCGTCGACGCCGTCGGCTACCAGGCCCAGGCGCACGACGCGAGCCACGAGGAACCCGCCGTCGTCCTGAACGCCCTCGTCGACACGGTACGGCCGACCGGCATGCTCGGCGTACCGGGCCTGTACGTCCCGTCCGACCCGGGCGGACCCGACGAGCACGCCAAGCACGGCCTGCTGCTGGTGTCCATCGGTCGGATGTTCGAGAAGGGGCAGCAGATGGGCACCGGTCAGTGCAACGTCAAGCAGTACAACCGGCAGTTGCGCGACCTGATCATCGCCGGGCGGGCCAAGCCCAGTTTCGTGGTCTCCCACGAACTGCCGCTCGAGGAGGCACCGGGCGCCTACGAGAAGTTCGACCAGCGGATCGAGGGCTACACCAAGGTCGTCCTGCACCCGGGGCACGCTCTCGCGGCGTAG
- a CDS encoding thioesterase family protein, with translation MKNTQYKPAGAGTDGVRAIHRCRVEWPDTDASGHYHNTAVVRFVEAAEAALVRERGLVGYFGAAPRVRYEADFTAPLWFQQEVTTVLTVERVGTSSMTFGFEVWGEEIDGRPRQLAAAGRYTVVHVPQGTERNSAPWPAEWITALTPARG, from the coding sequence GTGAAAAATACGCAATACAAGCCGGCTGGTGCCGGTACCGACGGTGTCCGCGCCATACACCGGTGCCGGGTCGAGTGGCCGGACACCGACGCCTCCGGGCACTACCACAACACCGCGGTGGTGCGGTTCGTGGAGGCGGCCGAGGCCGCGCTGGTACGCGAGCGCGGCCTCGTGGGCTACTTCGGCGCCGCGCCACGGGTGCGCTACGAGGCCGACTTCACGGCACCGCTCTGGTTCCAGCAGGAGGTGACGACGGTCCTGACCGTCGAACGCGTCGGCACCTCCTCGATGACGTTCGGCTTCGAGGTGTGGGGCGAGGAGATCGACGGCCGGCCGCGGCAACTCGCCGCGGCCGGCCGCTATACCGTCGTCCACGTGCCGCAGGGGACGGAGCGGAACAGTGCCCCCTGGCCCGCCGAGTGGATCACCGCGCTCACCCCGGCGCGAGGCTGA
- a CDS encoding ANTAR domain-containing protein produces the protein MAFFAISRTEPLRLLSVTELAVELERLRAENAQLQQAVTSHAVIDQAIGAVVAYGRIPPDEAWRVLRDMSQRTNTKVRTLAARILRYAQGEAVPDFDAAELRRAIDRYRVLHRTSAC, from the coding sequence ATGGCGTTCTTCGCGATCTCCCGCACGGAGCCGTTGCGGTTGCTGTCGGTCACCGAACTGGCCGTCGAGCTGGAAAGGCTTCGGGCCGAGAACGCCCAACTGCAGCAGGCCGTCACCTCGCACGCCGTCATCGACCAGGCCATCGGCGCGGTCGTCGCCTACGGCCGGATCCCCCCGGACGAGGCCTGGCGGGTCCTGCGGGACATGTCCCAGCGCACCAACACCAAGGTGCGCACCCTCGCCGCGCGGATCCTGAGGTACGCGCAGGGCGAGGCCGTCCCGGACTTCGATGCGGCCGAGCTGCGACGGGCGATCGACCGGTACCGGGTCTTGCACCGGACCTCGGCTTGTTGA
- a CDS encoding MMPL family transporter, whose translation MFRRIGSAVVRHPVWTIVAWLIAAVAIVATAPSLPSNSDESSFLPKSYESIKAADLQAKAFPSAFTPSAIALYQRTDGGKLTAEDTKDVARFATELGGKHIDQVQKVVPGQPSKDGRYDLILVQMDSKKAGQPVQADAAKVLRDDVKQLAKGTNLEVKLGGSAAQALDQQDSSKRGEALIGVGTFVIILVTLLIIFRAPILAFLPLVLIGVVSAIANGLIAYATKLFGLQANSSVSSILIVVLFGVGTDYFLFLMFRYRERLRAGDEPKEAMVNAVGRVGEAIASAAGAVIIAFLALVLSTLGFLKQMGPALAIAVSVTLIAGLTLIPAVVSLIGPKVFWPSKSWQQEPSNARFAALGRGVQRRPGLTAMVSGLVLVVLSLGTLGFHATFDLASGSMPKTKESMVVQDQMQKAYSAGAAAPTDVYLSSTDGKPLDTSAFGAYARKLGAVDGVANARMAQVNKAGTTADFTVTLKYEASTDKAIESVGRVRDVAHAGAPEGTEALVGGMSSIYKDIDSAVNHDYRTVFPVAALLIMVILGLLLRSVVAPWYLIASVGLGFGSTLGATVWIFQEAQHKPGLMFMLPVIMYLFVVAIGTDYNILMIARLREEAREGREPREAAGMALRHAGPTVAAAGFILAATFATMMLAGNSLLTEMGFAVSFGIAVAAFVMAMFFTPSLTALIGHAAWWPGHADRAEPAAIPGQAGGDATSSAGEDRNAPAGRRG comes from the coding sequence ATGTTCCGACGAATTGGCAGTGCCGTCGTCCGACATCCTGTCTGGACGATCGTGGCATGGCTGATCGCGGCGGTGGCGATCGTCGCCACCGCCCCGAGCCTGCCCTCGAACAGCGACGAGAGCAGCTTCCTGCCCAAGAGTTACGAGTCCATCAAAGCGGCCGATCTCCAGGCGAAGGCGTTCCCCAGCGCCTTCACCCCGTCCGCGATCGCGCTGTACCAGCGCACCGACGGCGGCAAGCTCACCGCCGAGGACACGAAGGACGTCGCCAGGTTCGCCACCGAACTGGGCGGCAAGCACATCGACCAGGTCCAGAAGGTCGTCCCCGGCCAGCCGTCGAAGGACGGCAGGTACGACCTGATCCTGGTGCAGATGGACAGCAAGAAAGCCGGTCAGCCCGTGCAGGCGGACGCGGCGAAGGTGTTGCGCGACGACGTCAAGCAACTGGCCAAGGGCACGAACCTGGAGGTGAAGCTGGGCGGTTCGGCGGCGCAGGCCCTCGACCAGCAGGACTCCTCCAAGCGCGGTGAGGCGCTGATCGGCGTCGGCACCTTCGTGATCATCCTGGTGACCCTGCTGATCATCTTCCGGGCGCCGATCCTGGCGTTCCTGCCGCTGGTGCTGATCGGCGTGGTGTCGGCCATCGCCAACGGGCTGATCGCGTACGCCACCAAGCTGTTCGGTCTGCAGGCCAACAGTTCCGTGTCGTCGATCCTGATCGTCGTGCTGTTCGGCGTGGGCACGGACTACTTCCTGTTCCTGATGTTCCGCTACCGCGAACGCCTGCGCGCGGGAGACGAACCGAAGGAGGCCATGGTCAACGCGGTCGGCCGGGTCGGTGAGGCGATCGCCTCGGCGGCGGGCGCCGTCATCATCGCCTTCCTCGCGCTGGTGCTCTCCACACTGGGCTTCCTGAAGCAGATGGGCCCGGCGCTGGCCATCGCGGTCTCCGTCACCCTGATCGCGGGGCTGACGCTGATCCCGGCCGTGGTCTCGCTGATCGGCCCCAAGGTGTTCTGGCCGTCCAAGTCCTGGCAGCAGGAGCCGTCGAACGCCCGTTTCGCGGCCCTGGGCCGTGGAGTGCAGCGCCGTCCGGGGCTGACCGCGATGGTCTCCGGGCTGGTCCTGGTCGTGCTGTCGCTGGGCACGCTGGGCTTCCACGCCACGTTCGACCTCGCGTCGGGCTCGATGCCCAAGACCAAGGAGTCCATGGTCGTCCAGGACCAGATGCAGAAGGCGTACTCGGCCGGTGCCGCCGCGCCCACCGACGTCTACCTCTCCAGCACCGACGGCAAGCCGCTGGACACGTCCGCCTTCGGCGCGTACGCGCGGAAGCTCGGGGCCGTGGACGGGGTCGCGAACGCCCGGATGGCCCAGGTGAACAAGGCCGGGACCACGGCGGACTTCACCGTCACCCTCAAGTACGAGGCGTCAACGGACAAGGCCATAGAGTCCGTCGGCCGGGTGCGGGACGTCGCGCACGCCGGCGCTCCGGAGGGGACCGAGGCGCTCGTCGGCGGCATGTCCTCGATCTACAAGGACATCGACTCGGCGGTCAACCACGACTACCGCACGGTGTTCCCGGTCGCCGCTCTGCTGATCATGGTGATCCTGGGGCTGCTGCTGCGCAGCGTGGTCGCTCCCTGGTACCTGATCGCCTCCGTCGGGCTCGGCTTCGGCTCGACCCTCGGCGCCACGGTCTGGATCTTCCAGGAGGCGCAGCACAAGCCGGGTCTGATGTTCATGCTGCCGGTGATCATGTATCTCTTCGTGGTCGCCATCGGCACGGACTACAACATCCTCATGATCGCCCGGCTCCGGGAGGAGGCCCGCGAGGGCCGGGAGCCGCGCGAGGCGGCCGGGATGGCACTGCGGCACGCCGGGCCGACGGTGGCCGCGGCGGGCTTCATCCTGGCCGCGACCTTCGCCACGATGATGCTGGCGGGCAACTCGCTGCTCACCGAGATGGGTTTCGCGGTCTCCTTCGGCATCGCGGTGGCCGCCTTCGTCATGGCGATGTTCTTCACCCCGAGCCTCACGGCGCTGATCGGCCACGCGGCCTGGTGGCCGGGCCACGCCGACCGGGCGGAACCGGCGGCGATCCCGGGACAGGCGGGCGGCGACGCCACGTCGTCGGCCGGGGAGGACCGGAACGCCCCCGCGGGGCGCCGCGGCTAG
- a CDS encoding VOC family protein: MSTIGQWQLRAAFAARLSEMYGREVPAYTTLVDVSREVNEDVLRARGADAERLGSIGRVTAERHGAIRVGTPRELRQVARVFGALGMHPVGFYDLREAATSAVPVVSTAFRPVDGEGLARNPFRVFTSLLTPADPRFFDADLRARLEAFLAARELFPPELLTLADRAAADRGLRPDDAERFLQLAVRAFELSAEPVDRAWYRTLERVSAVAADIGGVRSTHINHLTPRVLDIDELYRRMTDRGIEMIDTIQGPPAWKGPDVLLRQTSFRALAEARAMRTEDGSVVSGALRVRFGEVEARGIALTRAGRALYDELLDRVDEQAARHPGTARADLARAVWERHLPGSEEELAAQGLAYFTYRVADDRPHDGRTPPAGIAELVRQGWVRAEPVVYEDFLPRSAAGIFQSNLGGEGTRDSDAQGTAYDADWLSGAIGREVLDPFALYERQQNRSLARTARTLGLTEPVS, from the coding sequence ATGTCGACGATCGGTCAATGGCAGCTGCGGGCCGCCTTCGCGGCACGGCTGTCGGAGATGTACGGGCGGGAGGTCCCGGCCTACACCACGCTGGTGGACGTCTCCCGCGAGGTGAACGAGGACGTGCTGCGCGCCCGTGGAGCCGACGCCGAACGACTCGGCTCCATCGGCAGGGTCACCGCCGAGCGGCACGGCGCCATCCGCGTCGGCACCCCGCGCGAACTGCGCCAGGTCGCCCGCGTCTTCGGCGCCCTCGGCATGCACCCCGTCGGCTTCTACGACCTGCGGGAGGCCGCGACCAGCGCCGTCCCCGTCGTCTCCACCGCCTTCCGCCCGGTCGACGGCGAGGGACTCGCCCGCAACCCCTTCCGCGTGTTCACCTCCCTGCTCACCCCGGCCGACCCCCGCTTCTTCGACGCGGACCTGCGCGCCCGCCTGGAGGCCTTCCTCGCCGCCCGCGAACTCTTCCCGCCGGAACTGCTCACGCTCGCCGACCGCGCCGCGGCCGACCGCGGACTGCGGCCGGACGACGCCGAGCGCTTCCTGCAATTGGCCGTGCGGGCCTTCGAGCTGTCGGCCGAACCGGTGGACCGCGCCTGGTACCGGACCCTGGAGCGGGTCTCCGCCGTCGCCGCCGACATCGGAGGCGTCCGCAGCACCCACATCAACCACCTGACTCCACGCGTCCTGGACATCGACGAGCTGTACCGCCGGATGACCGACCGCGGCATCGAGATGATCGACACCATCCAGGGCCCGCCGGCCTGGAAGGGCCCCGACGTCCTGCTCCGCCAGACCTCCTTCCGCGCCCTGGCCGAGGCCCGCGCGATGCGCACCGAGGACGGCAGCGTAGTCAGCGGCGCCCTGCGGGTGCGCTTCGGCGAGGTCGAGGCCCGCGGCATCGCCCTCACCCGGGCGGGCCGCGCGCTGTACGACGAACTCCTCGACCGCGTCGACGAACAGGCCGCCCGGCACCCCGGGACGGCGCGCGCCGACCTGGCCCGCGCCGTCTGGGAGCGCCACCTGCCCGGCAGCGAGGAGGAACTGGCGGCCCAGGGGCTGGCGTACTTCACCTACCGGGTCGCCGACGACCGGCCGCACGACGGGCGCACCCCGCCCGCCGGCATCGCCGAACTGGTACGCCAGGGCTGGGTGCGCGCCGAACCGGTCGTCTACGAGGACTTCCTGCCCCGCTCCGCCGCCGGCATCTTCCAGTCCAACCTCGGCGGCGAGGGCACCCGCGACAGCGACGCGCAGGGCACCGCCTACGACGCCGACTGGCTCTCCGGCGCCATCGGCCGCGAAGTCCTCGACCCCTTCGCCCTCTACGAGCGGCAGCAGAACCGCTCCCTCGCCCGGACCGCCCGCACCCTCGGCCTCACCGAACCCGTCAGCTGA
- a CDS encoding aldehyde dehydrogenase family protein — protein MTSTALPTTDELRTRARARLRTIGAQVPEGDDLPARTPVTGEHLFGLRASTATDVEEALAAARAAFLTWRTTPAPRRGDLVRRLGELLREHKSDLADLVTVEAGKIRSEALGEVQEMIDICDFAVGLSRQLYGRTIASERPGHRLAETWHPLGVVGVVSAFNFPVAVWSWNTAVALVCGDTVVWKPSELTPLTALACHHLLTRAAEETGAPRDVHRLLLGDRTVGERLVDDPRVALVSATGSTRMGREVGPRVAARFGRSLLELGGNNAAIVAPSADLDLAVQSIVFAAAGTAGQRCTTLRRLIVHRDVADTLAERLTTVYGRLPVGNPFDPATLVGPLITTGALDRMRHALARVQADGGKLLAGGNRRLAEEAPAAAYTEPVLVRVDEQTDVVREETFAPILYVLGYDTLDEAIALHNDVPQGLSSSIFTRDQREAELFLSAAGSDCGIANVNLGTSGAEIGGAFGGEKDTGGGRESGSDAWKAYMRSATNTVNYSGELTLAQGVSFL, from the coding sequence ATGACCAGCACCGCGCTGCCCACCACGGACGAGCTGCGCACCCGCGCCCGGGCCCGCCTGCGGACCATCGGTGCACAGGTCCCCGAGGGCGACGACCTCCCGGCTCGCACCCCCGTCACCGGCGAACACCTCTTCGGCCTGCGGGCATCCACCGCCACCGACGTCGAAGAGGCCCTCGCCGCCGCCCGTGCCGCCTTCCTGACCTGGCGCACCACCCCCGCCCCGCGCCGCGGCGACCTGGTCCGCCGCCTCGGCGAGCTGCTGCGCGAGCACAAGAGCGACCTCGCCGACCTCGTCACCGTCGAGGCGGGCAAGATCCGCTCGGAGGCGCTCGGCGAGGTCCAGGAGATGATCGACATCTGCGACTTCGCGGTCGGCCTCTCCCGTCAGCTCTACGGCCGTACGATCGCCTCCGAACGCCCCGGCCACCGCCTCGCCGAGACCTGGCACCCGCTCGGCGTGGTCGGCGTCGTCTCCGCCTTCAACTTCCCGGTGGCCGTCTGGTCCTGGAACACCGCCGTCGCCCTGGTCTGCGGCGACACCGTGGTCTGGAAGCCCTCGGAACTCACCCCGCTGACCGCACTGGCCTGCCACCACCTGCTCACCCGAGCCGCCGAGGAGACCGGCGCCCCGCGCGACGTGCACCGCCTGCTGCTCGGGGACCGCACGGTCGGCGAGCGGCTCGTCGACGACCCGCGGGTGGCCCTCGTCAGCGCCACCGGCTCCACCCGCATGGGCCGCGAGGTCGGACCCCGCGTCGCCGCCCGCTTCGGCCGCAGCCTGCTGGAACTCGGCGGCAACAACGCCGCGATCGTCGCACCCTCCGCCGACCTCGACCTCGCCGTCCAGAGCATCGTCTTCGCCGCGGCCGGCACGGCGGGCCAGCGCTGCACCACCCTGCGCCGGCTCATCGTCCACCGGGACGTCGCCGACACCCTCGCCGAACGTCTGACCACCGTCTACGGCAGGCTTCCCGTAGGCAACCCGTTCGACCCCGCGACCCTGGTCGGCCCGCTCATCACCACCGGCGCCCTCGACCGCATGCGGCACGCCCTCGCCCGCGTCCAGGCCGACGGCGGCAAGCTCCTGGCCGGCGGTAACCGGCGCCTGGCCGAGGAAGCACCCGCGGCGGCCTACACCGAGCCCGTCCTGGTCCGCGTCGACGAACAGACCGACGTCGTACGGGAGGAGACCTTCGCACCGATCCTGTACGTCCTCGGTTACGACACCCTCGACGAGGCGATCGCGCTCCACAACGACGTCCCGCAGGGCCTGTCCTCCAGCATCTTCACCCGCGACCAGCGCGAGGCCGAGCTCTTCCTCTCCGCCGCAGGCTCCGACTGCGGCATCGCCAACGTCAACCTCGGCACCTCCGGAGCCGAGATCGGCGGCGCCTTCGGCGGCGAGAAGGACACCGGCGGCGGCCGCGAGTCCGGGTCCGACGCCTGGAAGGCGTACATGCGCTCCGCCACCAACACGGTCAACTACTCCGGCGAACTCACCCTGGCCCAGGGCGTCAGCTTCCTCTGA